In Kineococcus endophyticus, the following proteins share a genomic window:
- a CDS encoding condensation domain-containing protein — protein sequence MTSPTGPLVWPTTPLQRGLLALAETRPDDPYTGQAVVRIRGSLPAGALRRAVEGLVADEPQLHAGFVVADELEAVQFVEPGTTPRFRTVVLDDPANLAADLARTRAADLAAGFALDAPPLVRWTHLEAGEESALVVTAHHTVLDAWSMPLLAGEVARRLTAEVPGPHDVPAAPGARYDDHLGWLAAQDSSAAEEFWVRHLGHLTGTPGTPAPSPRGARRRLRATVRPSRGEAWDGLTAADRARTCWGLALDAVTGSTGTPFAVPVSGRDPQVAGVQTAIGLFTDSVLVADPTTPASTLLDVTRAGADRWRASLPHHHVGTSGILRALRSPELATSLLAVETPEPPRAWRVGPATLQLEDVEDDTHYPFALTVRPGADGWELLLDHTGPGTTARRLLHAVAAFLVAEPHVTVAAVPVLDAADDDALQRNGIGPAVESAVPPLLPQRWAEVAARCADRDLLVTAGPGGETSRQTGADLARAVDALRADVLAALPAGPGRRRTVAVSVPRGNRTVEAVLAVLTAGAAVLVLDPALPAVRRADVLAGAGALALVTADAVVPLHDGPRGAVAVVPGPDDVAAVVLTSGSTGTPKPVAVPHRALAHLCARQLTGLHPAHPVQVAHTAAFHFDAQWDALLALFGGHTVHVLAEDLFLDPFALAQHVRDHAIAYLDLTPTVWSALLAADAFTELPAVCVVGGEAFGPDLWTRMRDLAARTGSRVLNLYGPTEATVDAFAADVRDADVPVVGTPVGVTGAVVLDAWLRLVPPGTDGELYLAGEQLAHGYRGLPARTAERFVANPFPHVPGDRLYRTGDRARWDEDGRLHVAGRTDDQISLHGLRIEPGEVEHALAAHPGVSRAVVLAPQVGRGRRLVAWVVPAGAHPDPAALRAWCAERLPAHLVPRDVLVVDDLPLTRNGKLDRAALPLPGAVPAGPTSASGGEGVVARVVAEAFTEVLGVPAVGAHDDFFALGGDSISAVRVAARLRAAGWSLRPADVLVARTPAAVAAHAVPETADPVATGPSTSPEVPDLVPLDPAVRAELATHVRDAVTGSPALQAVWPLTPTQLGVHVDGRRAARDPYRTTVLLRLHDPAGRVDETAVRRAVAGLFARHPALRTGVWQGPLHEPVAFVVERVEFPLDVVRVPGPVGDDLLDRVQRTELDRPVDPAAARLAGATWIAGENSPTSFLVLSLHHLLADGWSLPVLADELRRDLDGEDLAAETGGFPDHLRTVAALDRDALAQSWRSELAGAEPTLLGGGRSADTDRVVRRQRTLTAERTAALRSGARDRGASVAAVAQAAWAHVLAARTGRRDVCWALTSAGRGADVPATAVGMFVTTRVLRAGTASATLVRDVADATARTEEAAVLGLGGVERATGRLADTLVVVENYPVAPTQGDGLAVTLVEGRDATTFPVTATLFPGPGDLRFELEVDPELLGGDAGAELLDAWVSAVEALAAGRVPDLALTQVVPTGDAPGPEHPVSRDDGADPDLARRVAEVVAQVLGAAAGLDDDFFAAGGDSISAVHLVGALRAASIVVGIADVFAARTPRALAALARAVETSAGPRDGVPVPTPALAWFAGLGRAADVAALRGFQQLRVVDLPAGTGVADLAAAATELLARHEALRLRTEPDLRVTAPRPAVVAAAPVAELDTALAAAAATIDHTTGDLVRWVVTDPGGPTPRLAVAAHHVAVDPVSWAVLLDELRVLLEGGTLPPAPSFTAWTHAQQRAVDVARDHRAHWQRELRPCRPLVEVPADLGTAGDATTREVVLDPLRSRRFLDLVARGWRPDAVLLAALTSARADDLLVELEGHGRPTALPADDPRETADASAVGWFTATWPVRLPGRDPSRSLADHVAATARAVLSSAALGPDAGVLQHLDPASADLATAVAANPAQVLVNWLGREVPAGPEHHPWRTSADAAALEDRLGLHAGLPVSHAWELNAWATTRDFEPAVVARWQVAAPLRHRAGDVLDRWLADLETLLDVVLDTGTNPPSAVHDAVGLGTGELSRLAADVPALQAVWPLTPVQRGMVFHAGDGPDRYTSHVELRLGGGLDADRLRTALAETVAAHPQLRCRVADTTSGPVLVSVAAVDVPWSVHDVPGGADAGLDAHRRADLAEPYDLRTGPLLRARLVSTAPDEHVLLLGSHHLLLDGWSVPALVDELLGRYAGTWRAAAEDVVRGAFATAVARRAANPGSLPRWRNLLTPVAADLVPLLPPGFDDGEPVAVATADLPPRALTSAARACGATPAAVLAAAWSIVLSALSGRKTVSPGVVVSGRDAGSQDVLGMFVDTVPLVARCRGRVEDLVRDLAGQTLHAGAQAPVGLAALAGALGRAPWTDTLLVVENYPGGGTERAATAAGLDLRDVTGRDGTHYALTLTLEDTREDTGDTGALRLEHHPRLLSAAEAVDVLSAVADVVVRAADPAAEVADVLPRSRFAAVAARWDALRDASTGTGPVEQVQAVFAELFGRTVDEDEDFFALGGDSVLAMSLVSGLRTRGWSVRPSAVFTAPSPAALAALAAPLAPPPTTVPPAAPLVDLDAGATAALDRLLRNLG from the coding sequence ATGACCAGCCCGACCGGACCCCTCGTCTGGCCGACGACGCCGTTGCAGCGCGGGCTCCTCGCCCTCGCCGAGACGCGGCCCGACGACCCGTACACGGGCCAGGCCGTCGTGCGGATCCGCGGTTCCCTGCCCGCCGGCGCCCTGCGCCGGGCCGTCGAGGGCCTCGTCGCCGACGAACCCCAGCTGCACGCCGGGTTCGTCGTCGCCGACGAGCTCGAGGCCGTGCAGTTCGTCGAACCCGGGACGACGCCCCGGTTCCGCACGGTGGTGCTCGACGACCCGGCGAACCTCGCCGCCGACCTCGCCAGGACTCGGGCCGCCGACCTCGCCGCCGGGTTCGCGCTCGACGCCCCGCCGCTCGTGCGGTGGACGCACCTCGAGGCCGGCGAGGAGTCCGCCCTCGTCGTCACGGCCCACCACACCGTGCTCGACGCGTGGTCGATGCCGTTGCTGGCCGGGGAGGTCGCGCGCCGGCTCACCGCCGAGGTGCCGGGACCGCACGACGTGCCCGCCGCCCCCGGGGCCCGCTACGACGACCACCTCGGCTGGCTGGCCGCGCAGGACAGCAGTGCCGCCGAGGAGTTCTGGGTCCGGCACCTCGGACACCTCACCGGAACCCCGGGAACTCCGGCGCCCTCGCCGCGGGGTGCACGGCGGCGGCTGCGCGCCACCGTCCGCCCGTCACGGGGCGAGGCGTGGGACGGCCTCACCGCGGCCGACCGCGCGCGGACCTGCTGGGGCCTGGCCCTCGACGCCGTGACCGGCTCCACCGGAACGCCGTTCGCCGTGCCCGTCTCGGGCCGCGACCCGCAGGTCGCCGGGGTCCAGACCGCGATCGGGTTGTTCACCGACTCCGTGCTCGTCGCCGACCCCACCACCCCGGCCAGCACCCTGCTGGACGTCACACGCGCCGGCGCCGACCGCTGGCGGGCGTCCCTGCCGCACCACCACGTCGGGACGAGCGGGATCCTCCGCGCCCTGCGCAGCCCGGAACTCGCCACCAGCCTCCTGGCCGTCGAGACGCCGGAACCCCCGCGCGCCTGGCGGGTCGGCCCGGCGACGCTGCAGCTCGAGGACGTCGAGGACGACACGCACTACCCGTTCGCCCTCACCGTGCGGCCCGGCGCGGACGGGTGGGAACTCCTCCTGGACCACACCGGCCCGGGAACCACGGCCCGGCGCCTCCTGCACGCCGTCGCGGCGTTCCTGGTCGCCGAGCCGCACGTCACCGTCGCCGCCGTACCGGTGCTCGACGCTGCCGATGACGACGCGCTGCAGCGCAACGGGATCGGCCCCGCGGTGGAGTCGGCGGTACCGCCCCTGCTGCCGCAGCGGTGGGCCGAGGTCGCCGCGCGCTGCGCCGACCGGGACCTGCTCGTCACGGCAGGACCCGGGGGCGAGACGTCGCGGCAGACCGGCGCCGACCTCGCCAGAGCGGTCGACGCGCTGCGGGCCGACGTGCTCGCCGCGCTGCCCGCGGGACCCGGCCGTCGCCGCACCGTCGCCGTCTCGGTGCCGCGGGGGAACCGCACCGTCGAGGCCGTCCTCGCCGTCCTGACAGCGGGGGCCGCTGTCCTCGTCCTCGACCCGGCCCTGCCCGCGGTCCGGCGAGCAGACGTCCTCGCCGGGGCGGGGGCGCTCGCCCTCGTGACGGCCGACGCGGTCGTCCCGCTGCACGACGGACCGCGGGGGGCGGTGGCCGTCGTGCCCGGACCCGACGACGTCGCCGCGGTTGTCCTCACCTCCGGGTCGACGGGAACCCCGAAACCCGTCGCCGTCCCGCACCGCGCGCTGGCGCACCTGTGCGCCCGGCAGCTCACCGGCCTGCACCCCGCCCACCCCGTCCAGGTCGCGCACACCGCCGCGTTCCACTTCGACGCGCAGTGGGACGCCCTGCTCGCGCTGTTCGGCGGGCACACCGTGCACGTCCTGGCCGAGGACCTGTTCCTCGACCCGTTCGCCCTGGCGCAGCACGTCCGCGACCACGCGATCGCCTACCTCGACCTCACCCCGACCGTCTGGTCCGCGCTGCTCGCCGCGGACGCGTTCACGGAACTGCCCGCCGTCTGCGTCGTCGGCGGGGAGGCGTTCGGCCCGGACCTGTGGACCCGGATGCGCGACCTCGCGGCCCGCACGGGGTCCCGGGTCCTCAACCTCTACGGCCCCACCGAGGCCACGGTCGACGCCTTCGCGGCGGACGTGCGCGACGCGGACGTCCCCGTCGTCGGAACCCCTGTCGGGGTGACGGGGGCGGTCGTCCTCGACGCGTGGCTGCGGCTCGTCCCGCCGGGGACGGACGGGGAGCTGTACCTGGCCGGGGAGCAACTGGCCCACGGCTACCGGGGCCTGCCCGCGCGGACCGCCGAACGGTTCGTGGCGAACCCCTTCCCGCACGTCCCGGGGGACCGGCTGTACCGCACGGGCGACCGGGCGCGCTGGGACGAGGACGGTCGCCTGCACGTGGCCGGCCGCACCGACGACCAGATCTCGCTGCACGGTCTGCGGATCGAACCGGGTGAGGTCGAGCACGCGCTGGCAGCGCACCCGGGGGTTTCGCGCGCCGTCGTCCTGGCACCGCAGGTGGGTCGTGGGCGCCGGCTCGTGGCCTGGGTCGTGCCCGCGGGTGCGCACCCCGACCCGGCGGCTCTGCGCGCGTGGTGCGCCGAGCGGTTGCCCGCCCACCTCGTCCCGCGCGACGTCCTCGTCGTCGACGACCTCCCGCTCACCCGGAACGGGAAGCTGGACCGGGCGGCCCTGCCCCTGCCCGGGGCGGTCCCCGCGGGGCCGACCTCCGCGTCCGGTGGTGAGGGGGTCGTGGCGCGGGTCGTGGCGGAGGCGTTCACCGAGGTCCTCGGCGTTCCGGCCGTCGGCGCGCACGACGACTTCTTCGCCCTCGGCGGCGACAGCATCTCGGCCGTCCGGGTGGCAGCGCGGCTGCGCGCGGCCGGTTGGTCGCTGCGCCCGGCCGACGTCCTCGTCGCCCGCACGCCCGCGGCCGTCGCGGCTCACGCGGTGCCCGAGACCGCCGACCCTGTGGCGACCGGCCCGTCCACCAGCCCGGAGGTTCCCGACCTCGTGCCGCTCGACCCCGCAGTCCGGGCCGAGCTGGCCACCCACGTGCGCGACGCCGTGACCGGTTCGCCCGCGCTGCAGGCGGTCTGGCCCCTCACCCCGACGCAGCTCGGCGTCCACGTCGACGGGCGGCGGGCCGCACGCGACCCCTACCGCACGACGGTGTTGCTGCGCCTGCACGACCCCGCCGGCCGCGTCGACGAGACCGCCGTGCGACGTGCTGTCGCGGGGTTGTTCGCGCGACACCCGGCGCTGCGCACCGGCGTGTGGCAGGGGCCGCTGCACGAACCCGTCGCCTTCGTCGTGGAGCGGGTCGAGTTTCCCCTGGACGTCGTCCGGGTGCCCGGCCCCGTCGGGGACGACCTGCTGGACCGGGTGCAGCGCACCGAGCTCGACCGTCCGGTGGATCCCGCCGCGGCCCGGCTGGCCGGGGCCACCTGGATCGCCGGCGAGAACTCCCCCACGTCGTTCCTCGTGCTCTCCCTGCACCACCTCCTGGCTGACGGCTGGTCGCTGCCCGTCCTCGCCGACGAACTCCGCCGGGACCTCGACGGCGAGGACCTGGCGGCCGAGACGGGGGGTTTCCCCGACCACCTGCGCACCGTCGCCGCCCTCGACCGGGACGCCCTCGCGCAGTCCTGGCGGTCCGAGCTCGCCGGCGCGGAACCCACCCTCCTCGGCGGGGGACGCTCCGCCGACACCGACCGGGTCGTCCGCCGACAGCGGACCCTGACCGCGGAGCGGACGGCCGCCCTGCGCTCCGGGGCGCGGGACCGGGGCGCGAGCGTCGCCGCCGTGGCGCAGGCCGCGTGGGCGCACGTCCTCGCCGCCCGCACCGGGCGCCGCGACGTCTGCTGGGCGCTGACGTCCGCCGGCCGTGGCGCCGACGTCCCCGCCACGGCCGTGGGCATGTTCGTCACCACCCGTGTCCTGCGCGCCGGCACGGCGTCCGCGACCCTCGTGCGCGACGTCGCCGACGCGACGGCCCGCACCGAGGAGGCCGCCGTCCTCGGGCTCGGGGGTGTCGAGCGGGCCACGGGGCGGCTGGCCGACACCCTCGTGGTCGTCGAGAACTACCCGGTGGCTCCGACCCAGGGGGACGGTCTCGCCGTCACCCTCGTGGAGGGCCGCGACGCGACGACGTTCCCCGTCACCGCCACGCTGTTCCCCGGGCCGGGCGACCTCCGGTTCGAACTGGAGGTCGACCCGGAACTCCTCGGCGGCGACGCCGGTGCCGAACTGCTCGACGCGTGGGTCAGCGCCGTGGAGGCGCTGGCGGCCGGACGGGTCCCCGACCTCGCCCTGACGCAGGTCGTCCCGACGGGCGACGCCCCCGGGCCGGAGCACCCGGTGAGTCGCGACGACGGCGCCGACCCCGACCTCGCCCGCCGGGTCGCCGAGGTCGTCGCGCAGGTGCTCGGCGCGGCGGCGGGGCTGGACGACGACTTCTTCGCGGCCGGCGGGGACAGCATCTCCGCCGTCCACCTCGTGGGGGCGCTGCGGGCGGCGTCGATCGTGGTCGGCATCGCCGACGTGTTCGCCGCGCGGACACCCCGCGCGCTCGCCGCGCTGGCCCGCGCGGTCGAAACCTCCGCCGGTCCGCGCGACGGGGTTCCGGTCCCGACGCCCGCGCTGGCCTGGTTCGCGGGCCTGGGCCGCGCCGCCGACGTCGCCGCGCTCCGGGGTTTCCAGCAGCTCCGCGTCGTCGACCTCCCCGCGGGAACGGGCGTGGCGGACCTCGCCGCCGCGGCCACGGAACTCCTGGCCCGGCACGAGGCCCTGCGCCTGCGGACCGAGCCGGACCTGCGGGTCACCGCGCCCCGCCCGGCCGTGGTCGCGGCCGCCCCGGTCGCGGAACTCGACACCGCCCTCGCCGCAGCGGCGGCCACGATCGACCACACCACCGGCGACCTCGTCCGCTGGGTCGTCACCGACCCGGGCGGCCCGACGCCGCGGCTGGCCGTCGCGGCCCACCACGTCGCCGTCGACCCCGTGTCCTGGGCCGTGCTGCTCGACGAGCTCCGCGTCCTGCTCGAGGGCGGGACCCTGCCGCCCGCCCCGTCGTTCACCGCCTGGACGCACGCCCAGCAGCGGGCCGTCGACGTCGCACGGGACCACCGCGCTCACTGGCAGCGGGAACTGCGTCCGTGCCGCCCGCTGGTGGAGGTTCCCGCGGACCTCGGCACCGCAGGGGACGCCACCACCCGCGAGGTCGTCCTCGACCCGCTGCGCAGCAGGCGGTTCCTCGACCTCGTCGCCCGCGGGTGGCGACCCGACGCGGTGCTCCTCGCGGCGCTCACCAGCGCGCGCGCCGACGACCTCCTCGTGGAGCTGGAGGGCCACGGCCGGCCCACGGCGCTGCCCGCCGACGACCCGCGGGAGACCGCGGACGCGTCCGCCGTCGGGTGGTTCACCGCCACCTGGCCGGTGCGACTTCCCGGCCGGGACCCGTCGAGGTCCCTGGCCGACCACGTCGCCGCCACCGCGCGGGCCGTCCTGTCCTCGGCCGCACTCGGCCCCGACGCCGGGGTGCTGCAGCACCTCGACCCTGCGTCGGCGGACCTGGCCACGGCGGTCGCGGCGAACCCCGCCCAGGTGCTCGTGAACTGGCTCGGCCGCGAGGTCCCCGCCGGGCCGGAGCACCACCCGTGGCGGACGAGTGCGGACGCCGCCGCCCTGGAGGACCGGCTGGGCCTGCACGCGGGACTGCCCGTCTCGCACGCGTGGGAACTCAACGCCTGGGCCACCACCCGGGACTTCGAACCCGCCGTCGTGGCGCGCTGGCAGGTCGCGGCGCCGCTGCGGCACCGCGCCGGGGACGTCCTCGACCGCTGGCTGGCCGACCTCGAAACCCTCCTCGACGTCGTCCTCGACACGGGGACCAACCCCCCGTCGGCCGTCCACGACGCCGTCGGGCTCGGGACCGGCGAGCTGTCCCGGCTCGCCGCCGACGTCCCTGCCCTGCAGGCCGTCTGGCCCCTCACCCCCGTGCAGCGGGGGATGGTCTTCCACGCCGGTGACGGCCCGGACCGCTACACCTCGCACGTCGAACTCCGCCTCGGGGGCGGTCTCGACGCCGACCGGTTGCGGACCGCGCTGGCCGAGACCGTCGCTGCGCACCCGCAACTGCGGTGCCGGGTCGCGGACACCACGTCGGGCCCGGTGCTCGTCAGCGTCGCCGCCGTCGACGTGCCGTGGTCCGTCCACGACGTCCCGGGTGGTGCGGACGCCGGCCTCGACGCCCACCGCCGCGCCGACCTGGCCGAGCCCTACGACCTGCGCACCGGACCCCTGCTGCGGGCCCGGCTGGTGAGCACAGCACCGGACGAGCACGTCCTGCTGCTGGGGTCGCACCACCTGCTCCTGGACGGCTGGTCGGTCCCCGCCCTCGTCGACGAACTGCTGGGCCGGTACGCGGGGACGTGGCGAGCAGCCGCCGAGGACGTCGTCCGCGGCGCGTTCGCCACGGCGGTCGCGCGCCGGGCGGCGAACCCCGGGTCCTTGCCGCGGTGGCGGAACCTGCTCACCCCCGTCGCCGCAGACCTCGTCCCGCTGCTGCCGCCTGGGTTCGACGACGGCGAACCCGTCGCCGTGGCGACCGCGGACCTGCCCCCCCGTGCCCTCACGTCGGCGGCGCGGGCCTGCGGGGCGACCCCGGCCGCCGTCCTGGCCGCCGCCTGGTCGATCGTGCTGTCCGCGCTCAGCGGTCGTAAGACCGTGTCGCCGGGGGTCGTCGTCTCCGGCCGCGACGCCGGCTCGCAGGACGTCCTCGGCATGTTCGTCGACACCGTGCCGCTCGTCGCGCGCTGCCGGGGACGCGTCGAGGACCTCGTGCGCGACCTCGCCGGTCAGACGCTGCACGCGGGGGCCCAGGCGCCCGTCGGCCTCGCGGCACTGGCCGGCGCCCTCGGGCGCGCCCCGTGGACGGACACCCTCCTCGTCGTCGAGAACTACCCCGGTGGCGGGACCGAGCGCGCCGCGACCGCCGCCGGCCTCGACCTGCGCGACGTCACCGGCCGCGACGGCACGCACTACGCGCTGACCCTCACGCTGGAGGACACGAGGGAGGACACCGGGGACACGGGGGCGCTGCGGCTGGAGCACCACCCGCGGCTGCTGTCCGCGGCCGAGGCGGTCGACGTGCTGTCCGCCGTCGCCGACGTCGTGGTCCGTGCCGCCGACCCGGCCGCCGAGGTGGCGGACGTCCTGCCCCGCAGTCGGTTCGCCGCCGTCGCCGCCCGTTGGGACGCCCTGCGCGACGCCAGCACCGGAACCGGGCCGGTCGAGCAGGTGCAGGCCGTGTTCGCCGAGCTGTTCGGCCGGACCGTCGACGAGGACGAGGACTTCTTCGCCCTCGGCGGCGACAGCGTCCTCGCGATGTCCCTCGTGAGCGGGTTGCGGACGCGCGGCTGGTCGGTCCGTCCGTCGGCCGTGTTCACCGCCCCGTCCCCTGCGGCGCTCGCGGCCCTCGCCGCCCCGCTGGCTCCTCCGCCCACAACCGTCCCCCCGGCCGCCCCGCTCGTCGACCTCGACGCGGGGGCAACCGCCGCCCTCGACCGCCTGCTGAGGAACCTCGGATGA
- a CDS encoding AMP-binding protein, whose amino-acid sequence MTGRTLPPLTEAQRGVVHAQLVADDPALFTVGELVHLTVPASAPALDPAGVAAAVAQAVRETGLHAVRVSVDGDVSVDGDVARGEDGVVPGVGVTPVDDVAAARAWSADRIARGLPLGPDPLHEQHLLVVGPRHVAWFTGWHHVLVDGWGVGLVVRRVAELLAAGRGGAPTPAPWFTPVADVVAAEREYRASAAFARDRAFWAGRTGSEGAARGFGVPTATRVPGRGTVRSGRFTFTGPDLDGAADRFGATWAELAAAAHLVVLSRLGGTDHAGDVVLGIPLMNRTGSSAALCPTTVVNVVPLAFRVDPVATAADLVGGVVDGLRGLRRHGRFRGEELARTTGRVHHDRPLVGTELNLKTFDHPDTAGDVTIFVENLGEGPVDDLSISLVRTRDGRLDWRAEVPAGLLTSGQVDAVLAEFSAVLRSLCAADPRTAVAALAGAAPAGLTTPPVAVLGAVDLLRDSATRFPGRTALVDGATRWTVTDLAREVAETAGWLVQVCPPAAPVALDLPRGAGAVAVHLACLVAGRTAVPLDTTWPAARRDDLVRRLGPDALRLTPGTVGRRTGTRLGELPVPAPGTPAHVVHTSGSTGEPKAVVVTHGAFAAFLAHHRATTFAPGRGVPADRGLRVAQTLPLTFDGSWDTLQAVLSGHEVHLLPRAVVRDPAATVEAVRAHGLEFVDTTPTVAAALLEAGLLTRPHPVRVLTVGGEACPPVLWQRLRAEPGLVVRNLYGPTESTVDAVGLDGEDDAVGGTPIGRPVHGTTARVLDAHLRPVPQGFPGELHLAGPQLALGYRGAGGLTAARFVADPYGPPGSRMYRTGDLVALRADGMLDYLGRADRQLKVRGYRVEPAEVETALLRLDGVRQAAVVERSGRLVAYVTGPRDGDGEGLRAAAADVLPEHLVPAAVVVLDTLPRTATGKLDPTALPAPAAGGVPEGRRPQGPAETAWAHSLADALGLPVADVGAGSDFFALGGDSITAIRAVAGFRARGFAGSVSTVFARRTVEAVAAAATPVVVGVPAPAVPQFDATQISRVQDLLTRRRTGGRRA is encoded by the coding sequence ATGACCGGCCGGACCCTCCCGCCCCTGACCGAGGCGCAGCGCGGTGTCGTCCACGCCCAGCTCGTGGCCGACGACCCCGCGCTGTTCACGGTCGGGGAACTCGTGCACCTCACCGTGCCCGCGTCCGCACCGGCGCTGGACCCGGCCGGGGTCGCGGCCGCCGTGGCGCAGGCCGTCCGCGAGACGGGGCTCCACGCCGTGCGGGTGTCGGTCGACGGTGACGTGTCGGTCGACGGTGACGTGGCGCGCGGGGAGGACGGGGTCGTCCCCGGCGTCGGCGTCACCCCGGTCGACGACGTCGCGGCGGCGCGGGCGTGGTCGGCCGACCGGATCGCCCGCGGTCTGCCGCTGGGACCTGACCCGCTGCACGAGCAGCACCTGCTCGTCGTCGGCCCCCGCCACGTCGCGTGGTTCACGGGCTGGCACCACGTCCTCGTCGACGGCTGGGGGGTCGGGCTCGTCGTCCGCCGCGTCGCGGAACTCCTCGCCGCCGGTCGTGGTGGGGCGCCCACCCCGGCGCCGTGGTTCACCCCGGTCGCGGACGTCGTCGCGGCCGAGCGGGAGTACCGCGCGTCCGCCGCGTTCGCGCGCGACCGTGCGTTCTGGGCCGGACGGACGGGTTCCGAGGGCGCCGCCCGTGGGTTCGGCGTCCCCACCGCCACGCGCGTCCCGGGACGGGGAACCGTCCGGTCCGGGCGGTTCACCTTCACCGGGCCGGACCTCGACGGCGCCGCCGACCGGTTCGGCGCCACCTGGGCCGAACTCGCCGCGGCGGCGCACCTCGTCGTGCTGTCCCGGCTGGGCGGGACGGACCACGCGGGGGACGTCGTCCTCGGTATCCCGCTCATGAACCGCACCGGCTCCTCGGCCGCGCTGTGCCCCACGACGGTCGTCAACGTCGTCCCGCTCGCGTTCCGCGTCGACCCCGTCGCCACCGCGGCCGACCTCGTCGGCGGCGTCGTCGACGGGTTGCGCGGACTCCGCCGGCACGGTCGGTTCCGCGGCGAGGAACTGGCCCGCACGACGGGTCGCGTGCACCACGACCGCCCCCTCGTCGGGACCGAGCTGAACCTCAAGACGTTCGACCACCCCGACACCGCCGGCGACGTGACGATCTTCGTCGAGAACCTCGGGGAGGGACCGGTCGACGACCTGTCGATCTCCCTCGTCCGAACCCGCGACGGACGGCTGGACTGGCGCGCCGAGGTCCCCGCCGGGCTCCTGACGAGCGGGCAGGTCGACGCCGTCCTCGCCGAGTTCAGCGCGGTCCTGCGGTCCCTGTGCGCCGCCGACCCGCGGACCGCGGTGGCCGCGCTCGCCGGCGCCGCCCCCGCCGGGCTCACCACGCCCCCCGTGGCGGTCCTCGGCGCCGTCGACCTGTTGCGGGACAGCGCCACCCGGTTCCCCGGCCGCACCGCGCTCGTCGACGGCGCGACGCGCTGGACGGTCACCGACCTCGCCCGTGAGGTCGCCGAGACCGCGGGGTGGCTGGTCCAGGTCTGCCCGCCCGCCGCACCCGTCGCGCTCGACCTGCCCCGCGGTGCCGGAGCCGTCGCCGTTCACCTGGCCTGCCTCGTCGCCGGCCGGACGGCCGTCCCCCTCGACACCACCTGGCCCGCCGCCCGCCGCGACGACCTCGTGCGGCGCCTCGGGCCGGACGCGCTGCGGCTCACTCCGGGAACCGTGGGCCGACGAACCGGCACCCGGCTGGGCGAACTGCCCGTTCCGGCGCCGGGGACTCCCGCCCACGTCGTCCACACGTCCGGGTCCACGGGCGAACCCAAGGCGGTCGTCGTCACCCACGGCGCCTTCGCCGCGTTCCTGGCCCACCACCGCGCCACGACGTTCGCCCCCGGCCGCGGGGTCCCGGCCGACCGCGGGCTGCGGGTGGCGCAGACGTTGCCGCTGACGTTCGACGGGTCCTGGGACACGTTGCAGGCCGTGCTGTCCGGGCACGAGGTCCACCTCCTGCCGCGCGCGGTGGTGCGGGACCCCGCCGCGACGGTCGAGGCCGTCCGCGCGCACGGCCTGGAGTTCGTCGACACGACTCCCACGGTCGCGGCCGCGCTGCTCGAGGCGGGACTGCTCACCCGCCCGCACCCGGTCCGGGTCCTCACGGTGGGCGGCGAGGCCTGCCCGCCCGTGCTGTGGCAGCGGCTGCGCGCCGAACCCGGGCTCGTCGTCCGGAACCTCTACGGCCCGACCGAGTCCACGGTCGACGCCGTCGGCCTCGACGGCGAGGACGACGCCGTCGGCGGAACCCCGATCGGGCGGCCGGTGCACGGCACGACGGCCCGGGTCCTCGACGCGCACCTGCGTCCCGTGCCCCAAGGGTTCCCGGGCGAACTCCACCTCGCCGGCCCGCAGCTCGCCCTCGGCTACCGCGGGGCGGGCGGTCTCACGGCCGCCCGGTTCGTCGCCGACCCGTACGGGCCGCCCGGCAGCCGGATGTACCGCACCGGCGACCTCGTCGCGCTGCGGGCCGACGGGATGCTCGACTACCTCGGCCGCGCCGACCGGCAGCTCAAGGTGCGCGGGTACCGGGTGGAACCCGCTGAGGTCGAGACGGCGCTGCTGCGCCTCGACGGCGTTCGCCAAGCCGCTGTCGTGGAACGGTCCGGGCGCCTCGTCGCGTACGTCACCGGCCCGCGCGACGGCGACGGGGAGGGCCTGCGGGCCGCGGCCGCCGACGTCCTGCCCGAGCACCTCGTCCCCGCGGCCGTCGTCGTCCTGGACACCCTGCCGCGCACCGCGACCGGCAAGCTGGACCCGACCGCGCTCCCGGCCCCCGCCGCGGGTGGCGTGCCGGAGGGGCGGAGGCCGCAGGGACCGGCCGAGACCGCCTGGGCGCACTCCCTGGCCGACGCCCTCGGCCTGCCGGTCGCCGACGTCGGGGCCGGCAGCGACTTCTTCGCGCTCGGCGGGGACTCCATCACCGCGATCCGCGCCGTCGCCGGGTTCCGCGCTCGGGGTTTCGCCGGCTCCGTCAGCACCGTCTTCGCCCGCCGCACCGTCGAGGCCGTCGCCGCGGCCGCGACCCCCGTCGTCGTCGGCGTGCCCGCCCCTGCGGTGCCGCAGTTCGACGCCACCCAGATCTCGCGGGTCCAGGACCTCCTCACCCGCCGCCGCACCGGAGGACGCCGCGCATGA